AATGAGatgagagaaacagaaagaaggAGTGGATGAGAGAGGAGGTTTGGAGAAGAAGAGtgaaaggaggaggagatgaGTAAGAGTGGAAGTGAGTTGATGAGCAGAGGAAAAGAGGTTAGAAGAAGGAAATGATTACGTAAGAAAGAAGAAGCACAAGGATGGGCTGTAGGTAAtacagggagaaagaggaagtaGGAGCAGATCTCGGAAGAGGGCGACAGGAGGTAAGACCGTCGTGTTAGATCGAAGACGTGATCAATGACAGTACGTGGTCGAGGTTTCTCTAACAAAGAAAGAGTGAAAGGAGAGAAGGCGTGAAGTGGAAGGAGAAtgaaaggagaagaagagTTCAGAAAGGAGATGAAGGAGATGATGAGGAGGGTGATGGAGATGTTGGAAAAAATGACGGTGATGCTGGAAGGACGGAAGGAAGtaggaaaaggaaagaaagagccGGAGAAGGGAACAGAAGAGAGGTTAGAAGGAGCGGAGGGAAGAAGGATGGAAgtgaggagagagaggaagaaaggaggAGTGGAGAGGTGGAGAAGATGAGAGAAGAGGGGAGGGATTCAAGCGAGAAGAAGAGATGAAGAAGAAGgatgaggaagagaaggaggaaaggACAAGAAGAGGAAATgaggagaaaaggagaaggagaggaagagatggAGAGGAAGTGTGGAGAGGTGGTAAAggcagaagaagaaaggaaagtaagaggaaaaagaaaggagagtGGAGTGGAGAGCagtgaagaaagagaagagatgGAGGAGGTGATAAAGGAAGGAGAAGCAGTGGGTGGTGCGGAGGAAGAGTGGTGGAAGGAGGTAGAAAAGAGTGAGgtgaagagaagagagagagaagataggAAAGAGGttagaagaaagagagaggaaaaggagagaggaagTGGAACGTGAGGAATaggaaaggaggaaaaaggaggaaTTAGAGAGAAGGGAAGAGAGGGAAAACAGAATATTATGGAGGGGAATAGAGGGAGAGAATaggagggaaagaaagatGTTAGTAGAGGAAATGATGGAAGAGTTGTTAGGGAGAGAGGTTAAGATAGGGGAAATAGAAGAGAGGAAGGGGGAAGGAGGAAAGTGGACATTGATAATGGAGATGAGGAAGAGGGGGGATAAGGGAGATCTGATGGAGAAAGGGGGGAAGTTTGGAGGAGATGGGGAGTAGGAATTGATGAAGACTTGACGAtggaggagagaaagatacGATGGAGATTGATGGAGAGAGCGAAggtggagagagaaagggggaagATAGTAAAGGTGGAGAATAGGAGGATATTGATAGAGGGGGAAGAGTGGATATGGGATTGGGAGGAGCAAGAGGTAATAAAGAAGAGGTTGGGAAAGGGGGGGGAGAAAGGGGTAAGATAAAGGGTGAGGGAGAGGAATGGAAAGGtgggagagggggagggaagTGGAGAGAGAATAAAGGAAGGATTTATATGAATGTATGTTACAggaaaggaaaagaggaagggaaaaaagggagagaaaaaaaggaagcaaGGAGGAGAACAGAAAAGAGATGAGAAGATGGAAacaaggaaggaaggaagaagaaagggAAGCTAAATGAGGGacaggaggaagaaagaagggaaaggaAAAGAGGGAGGGAGTTAGGATAGAAGTATTGTAGGGTCGCACAATGGCCAGGTTAGATGAGTAAATGATTGTGAAGAAAAGGGGAAGGGTGAATGAGAGATATGAGTTGTGGAGTATGATGTAAGCGGAGCAGGGTCCGCAGTGTACCCTGAGAGACATGCAATCCCAAGGGaagcattaaataaatacatacatacaatacATACAATAACATGAAGATTTGAATTCTTATAATTGGtgaatgaataatgaaaaaaatgatttataactAAAACACTGACCGTCGTAAACGAAGATAAggacaaattaaatttctcaaaCTTTGAAAGTTTGCATACTAAATTATTACTCATTATCATCAACATGAAAATACGTTTTAGCGATGATTCATACTGATACCATTTTTCGTGGAATGCTCTATTCGTTATTTCCATGCTCTAAGTATGAGatagaaaaacaatttttattgatataaattcaTACAATAGCTatatttaaagttaaaaagatataacgTTAGATATGTCAAAAAAAGTTACCGCATTTAGCAATTGTTGCACACATAAGCATAGAATATACAATTGCACTAAGCCACCGGATATAAACATGCTGATCATAAATGTGTCGAACAAATTCGACGATAATATCTATTTgtcaaatatgtataattgatcAATGCTTGtcacataataattttataatattaagcaattttcattttcatcaactaaaataatatttttcagataattaACGTTTTTCAATCATTATTATACTTACTGCACTTATTAACATAATGCCGAGAAAGCAAAACCGAAAAACATTACTCAAGTACATTAAACTCATATTCGAAGATAATAGTTCTTTTAACATTGACGTTATGctgaaagaaaaagtaaaatgtaACTTATTTTACTTCCCAAGTAGCAAGGTGACGTCAAATGACGTCATTAAGACGTCACCTTGTTACCTGAGTTGTTACTTGGAGATATTACTAAATATCTCTACTTACTACATCACAGAGTTATGATGTCTACATAACGTTCTCATTCTCCTTTCGGCATAAGaacttattttaaaataacatcCTTCTCGTACTTTATCGTCCGTATCTTGTGCATCGCGAAATATCATTGCAAGCTTCGTTGCGATGTAATGATATTGCGCTGTCATCAGTAGCACAAAATTGATCATGTACACATCCAGGGCAACTTTCTTTGTAAACAGATATAGGTTGCCGATAAATACGAGAATGGTTCCCAGCACGAAGATCTCTACCGTGAATGGCTGTTTTGTCAAGACGATTGGTACTCGAAAATCGCTGTACGAGAAATATGTCTTCTTGGAGAGTACTACGAGCGGTATGTAAGACCATATCATTAGAGAACTGGTACCAGCTATCCAATAAAACTCGAGCGGAGTATTGATTGGTTTCAAGATCGACAGTACGATGTTCTTCATGGTCTCGTCTTCGGAACGCAGCATGCCATTCAGATCTTTGATCAACTGACTTATTAAATCTCTGCGTGAGTTCATTCGCATCATCAAAACGAATACTTCTATGCTCACCAAGAAGCCCATCGTTCCTCCATCTTGAAGAACCTCCTTCGGTATCAATATGAGTGCCAAGGTCATTCCGCAGATGTAAATCATTTCAATTAGCCATATAATCACGCTGTATATTCTCCATGGAATAGGAAACAACGAATCATCGCTAGTCATCGGTAACAAATTGCCTGAGAACATGTTCAGTCGAACATTTAGGGAATTAACGTTTTGGAAGTCCATACTGAAGAAGACTTTTTTTGAGGTGAGTCAGAAATGTTTGACCAAATGTTGCACGAGTCACGTTTCTAATGTCTCGCGGTAACTCTGTGCTTTCTTCGTGCACATATACATTTTCGTAATTGCACATACATACGTCGGTGaccattaattataatttgttattcCCTTTGAATTTACACTCCTTATAATGTGtgcataaatttaatatgtactGTTTCGTACGACGAACGGTGACAATCTTCTTAATTACAATTACTTATTTACGTTCTACGATAGAAAAGTAcggtaaaataatttgtagatGCTTTGTGTTCAACTATGAAGAAGAAGTGGAAGTAGATAAATGAAGATAGCATATACCGAATAGATTGTGACAATACCAGGTACCTTGAGAACATGCGGGCTTATAGTTTTCATTGCTTTTATTACAAGGTAAATGTAATCACCTTGTAATTATATCTGCTGTGAAGCGGCGATTATCTTATAGCATTATATTGATAGTAACAGAAACATGCGTATCGCGAACAAGGTAAGTCACTGTCGTTGTTCAATGTGTCACATTGTCGAAAAACTGatgaagaaaacaaaaaaaattttcgAATGTTTGCTTTATCCCAATCTGATACATGAAGTTAAGAAGGTGTTTTTTAtgttgtttaaatatttattaattcttcggtaagtaaacaattttcttggtaaatacaaacatatatacccagatagccaagccTGTCGAAAGCAGATTATGCCAAATGTCTGCTATCAATTGTTGTCAACaaaaagattgcaaatatgatGCAGAAGTTGATATTATCGATTAAGATCACAAATTGGTACCAAAAACCGTGCAGACCCtgctgctaacagactctgacagcagattggcggcagaaaccgagcaggatctgcgcgcgcacaatctgacggcagattggcagcagcaatcgaacaggatctgcagtttttggccattcatagcAAATGATGCATTTAAAGGTTCtcgatgttatttttatatttttttaactaaaaatacctggaaaacacaaattacatacaaaatgttatgtttattaatttctccacattattttacatatttttacatattattactaataaataatatacagggtgtccgaaatAAAGTGACTCAGACGGAAAGTACAGGTAGATAGGAGTaaaccgagaagaaaagtcaaatactatttttcgaaattcgcaatagttattaagttattaacatatacgtCTGAGCCAATAAACGCGCTGAAAGCGTTAGGCCAGACTCGGGAGATATAGAAGGCGTATCTGTTTACTATTTTCGGTATAGCTGAGAGCGAGAGGCGGAGTCAAGAAGAGAGGGGCGAGGGGGGAACCGCGAGCGACTCGCGAAGCGCGGCGCGTGACATATGATACCGCGCCGAGAATCTATTATGTATTTGTGCTTTCCGTACATTGCCGACGaggaaacaataattttccagCGCGGTGTTTTTAATAGCAAGGAAATGATACGCTATCATTTCCACACCACCTAGCGGTAGATAGCTcggtgcgttttttttatagtggtttccccggtaggcctaatccactttcattatttaattcgattaatttaattgaattgttcCAAATGTCGTCCCCTTTCTCGTACGCAGAGGTCAGCTCTTCGTACAATATCGCGTGTGGCACGGTGCGCCATGTCCGGCGTAATGGTATTGAAGGCCGCAACAATAGCTTCATGTACCTCGTTTTCTGTACCATTACGCTGGTGTtcgattacattttttatatgtcCCCATACAAAAACAATCTAACACGTTCAAGTCTGGCGACCGTGCCGGCCAGATAATAGGGCCACTACGACCTATCCACCTATCGGGAAAATGCACATCTAACACCTCGCGTACTTGACGACTAAAATGAGCCGGAGCCCCGTCgtgctgaaatattaattgtctTCGTATGTGAAGAGGCACATCCGCGAGAAGTATCGGCAATTCGTTCactataaaatttctataaatatcgcCGGTTAAACGCGGTGGCAGAAAGTATGGACCaatctgaaaataataagtataaacgAACATATTTTACTTAAACAGCAGGAGAAATTGCTTTCTTTCAACTTAAACTTACGACTTGATTGCCGATTATTCCCGCCCAAACGTTAATGGACCAACGATATTGAAATGCGCCTTGACGGACGACATAAGGATTTTCATCTGCCCAATACAAAAAATTGCGGCAATTGAACACGCCGTTTGGTGTGAACGTTGATTCGTCCGTCCATAAAATAATGTCGGGAAGAGACATTCCGTCGACATTGTGCGAGAAATCCTGCGTATGGTTTTTCGACGGTTAGTACATTTTCAAATTATCGTGAATATAAAAAGTTGATAATGACAAACCTTCGCAAAAGTATATTCGTTGTTCTACATCCCTCGGTAAAATATGTTGCACTCGTTGGTAATGGTACGGGTGCAACTCATTTTGCCGTAAAATGGAATGCACCTCGTACTGCGAAAGACCAAATTCGAGTGCCGTACGACGTACGCTGGTTCCAGGGTTTTCATGAAACGCGTCGAGCACTCTTTCTGCGTCTAAATTGTTGTACAGTGCGAAAAATTGTACGATATGTTGGATAATATCGCTGTTTATCACATCGAACACCTCGAATACCTCAAACCGAGATTCCTGCGAGCCATCAGGCAGCAAACAATGTTCGTGTTTTGGCTACAGTTGCTGAAAGTCAATTGAAAGTCATGTTCTGCCTACAGGATATTTTCGCACGATATTTTCTTGTACAGTCGCGTATAAGTCTCGTGTTCAAGATATTCGAAGTGTTCGAGGTGTTAGACGGCGACGATGCGATATACTACGGAAGAGTATACGAATATGATAGTGGCTTATGGGCTAGCAGGCGAAATGCGCGTTTCGCGGCTTGGATTTATGCCAAACGATTTCCTGAGCATGCATATTATCCAACATCTCGTACAATTTTTCGCACTGTACAACAATTGCGTGAAACAGGGTGTCTCGTGCATAATACGAGATACAGTGCGTCGTCGTATTCGAGACGAAGAAAGAATGCTCAACGCGTTTCATGAAAACCCTGGAACCAGCGTACGTCGTACGGCACTCGAATTTGGTCTTTCGCAGTACGAGGTGCATTCCATTTTACGGCAAAATGAGTTGCACCCGTACCATTACCAACGAGTGCAACATATTTTACCGAGGGATGTAGAACAACGAATATACTTTTGCGAAGGTTTGTCATTATCAACTTTTTATATTCACGATAATTTGAAAATGTACTAACCGTCGAAAAACCATACGCAGGATTTCTCGCACAATGTCGACGGAATGTCTCTTCCCGACATTATTTTATGGACGGACGAATCAACGTTCACACCAAACGGCGTGTTCAATTGCCGCAATTTTTTGTATTGGGCAGATGAAAATCCTTATGTCGTCCGTCAAGGCGCATTTCAATATCGTTGGTCCATTAACGTTTGGGCGGGAATAATCGGCAATCAAGTCGTAAGTTTAAGTTGAAAGAAAGCAATTTCTCCTGCTGTTTAAGTAAAATATGTTcgtttatacttattattttcagattGGTCCATACTTTCTGCCACCGCGTTTAACCGgcgatatttatagaaattttatagtGAACGAATTGCCGATACTTCTCGCGGATGTGCCTCTTCACATACGAagacaattaatatttcagcacGACGGGGCTCCGGCTCATTTTAGTCGTCAAGTACGCGAGGTGTTAGATGTGCATTTTCCCGATAGGTGGATAGGTCGTAGTGGCCCTATTATCTGGCCGGCACGGTCGCCAGACTTGAACGTGTTAGATTGTTTTTGTATGGGgacatataaaaaatgtaatcgaACACCAGCGTAATGGTACAGAAAACGAGGTACATGAAGCTATTGTTGCGGCCTTCAATACCATTACGCCGGACATGGCGCACCGTGCCACACGCGATATTGTACGAAGAGCTGACCTCTGCGTACGAGAAAGGGGACGACATTTGgaacaattcaattaaattaatcgaattaaataatgaaagtggattaggcctaccggggaaaccactataaaaaaaacgcaccgAGCTATCTACCGCTAGGTGGTGTGGAAATGATAGCGTATCATTTCCTTGCTATTAAAAACACCGCGctggaaaattattgtttcctCGTCGGCAATGTACGGAAAGCACAAATACATAATAGATTCTCGGCGCGGTATCATATGTCACGCGCCGCGCTTCGCGAGTCGCTCGCGGTTCCCCCCTCGCCCCTCTCTTCTTGACTCCGCCTCTCGCTCTCAGCTATACCGAAAATAGTAAACAGATACGCCT
The Ooceraea biroi isolate clonal line C1 chromosome 4, Obir_v5.4, whole genome shotgun sequence genome window above contains:
- the LOC105285966 gene encoding uncharacterized protein LOC105285966 codes for the protein MDFQNVNSLNVRLNMFSGNLLPMTSDDSLFPIPWRIYSVIIWLIEMIYICGMTLALILIPKEVLQDGGTMGFLVSIEVFVLMMRMNSRRDLISQLIKDLNGMLRSEDETMKNIVLSILKPINTPLEFYWIAGTSSLMIWSYIPLVVLSKKTYFSYSDFRVPIVLTKQPFTVEIFVLGTILVFIGNLYLFTKKVALDVYMINFVLLMTAQYHYIATKLAMIFRDAQDTDDKVREGCYFKISSYAERRMRTLCRHHNSVMYITSMLKELLSSNMSLMYLSNVFRFCFLGIMLISAILSSNLFDTFMISMFISGGLVQLYILCLCVQQLLNASMEITNRAFHEKWYQYESSLKRIFMLMIMSNNLVCKLSKFEKFNLSLSSFTTILNQSYSIALLFLKMK